Sequence from the Thiohalospira halophila DSM 15071 genome:
GGACGGTAGACCTGGACGAGCTGACCGCGGCCTGGCGGGAGGCGATCGGCACCGTCCCAGGCCTCCACAGCCTCACCATCCAGGAGCCGGGCTTCGGCCCCGCCGGCAAGCCGGTGGAGATCCGCCTGCAGGGCGAGGACCTGGCGGCGCTCAAGGCCGCCGCCCGGGAGGCCGCCGAGCACCTCGCCGGCTACGAGGCCACCTACAACGTCCTCGACGACCTGCGCCCCGGCGCCCCCCAGCGCAGTCTGGCGCTGGCCCCCGGCGCCCACGGCCTGGGCCTTACCGCCGAGGAGGTGGGCGCCCAGCTCCGCGCCACCTGGCTCGGCGAGATCGCCGACACCCGGCGCATCGGCGCGCGGGATGTGGAGATCCTGGTGCGCGGGCCGGCCGGTGACCGTGACAGCCTGGGGGACCTGGCGGAGCAGACCATCACCCTGCCCGACGGGGAACGGGTGCCGCTGGGGGAGGTGGTCACCATCCGCGCACAGCGCGCCTGGGCGCAGATCACCCGCGTCGATGGCCGGCGCACGGTGACGGTTGAGGCCAACGTGGACGCCCGCCAGAGCAGCGGCCAGAACATCGTCGACGACCTGCGCGCCGACTGGCTGGCCGGGTTCCAGGGGCGCCACCCGGCGGTGGACATCTCCTTCGAGGGCCAGGTGGCGCGCTCGGCGGAGACCGGCGCCTCCATCGCCCGGGGCCTGCTCATCGGCCTGGTGGGCGTGTTCGTGGTCCTCTCCTTCCAGTTCCGCAGCTACGTGGAACCGCTCATCGTCATGCTGGCCATCCCGGTGACCCTCATCGGCGCCGTCTGGGGCCACGTCCTCACCGGCTACTACCTCTCCATGCCCTCGCTCATCGGCGCAGCGGGCCTGGCCGGCATCGCGGTCAACGACGCCATCCTGCTGGTGCAGTTCATCAAGGCCAACCGCGGAGCCGGCCTGTCGGCGGCGGTCGCCGCCGGGCGGGCCAGCCGCGATCGCTTCCGGGCCATCCTCATCACCTCCACCACCACCATTGCCGGGCTGCTGCCCCTGCTGCTGGAGACCAGCACCCAGGCCGACTCCATCAAGCCCCTGGTGATCTCGGTGGTCTTCGGCCTGCTCACCATCACCGTGCTGGTGCTGCTGGTGATCCCGGCGCTGTACGTGCTGTTCGACGACTGGGGCTGGGCGCGGACTCCGGCGACGGAGGAAGAGGCGGACTAATCCTCACCCCATCCCCAACCGCCGCCGCAAACGAGTAAGGTTGCCCGGGTCCACCCCCAGCAGGCGGGCGGCGCCGGCCCAGCTGCCGGCGCGGCGGTGGGCCTCGGTGATGAGCCGGCGCTGGGTGGCCTCTACCCCTCCGCGCAGGGTGGGCAGGGGCGCCTCCGGCTCGGCCTCGCCGCCCTCCCCGGCGGGGAGATCCTCGGCCAGGTGGAGGTGGGGCGGCTCGATGGTGGCCACGGGGCCGTCGGTGCGGTGGCGGGCCAGCACGGCGGCGCGGTGGATGACGTGCTCCAGCTCGCGGACGTTGCCCGGCCAGTGGTAGGCCTGCAGCAGCGGCGTGCAGGCGGGATCCAGGCGCAGGGCGCGCAGCCCCAGCCGGGCGCGTACCTGCTCGGCGAAGTGGCCGGCGAGCAGCAGCACGTCGTCGCCGCGCTCATGCAGGGGCGGCACCACCACGGGATAGACGCTCAGGCGGTGGTAGAGGTCGGCGCGGAAGCGGCCGGCGGCGACCTCGGCGGCCAGGTCGCGGTTGGTGGCGGCGATGACGCGGACGTCCACCCGGCGCGGGCGCTCCTCCCCCAGGGGCTGGAGGTCGCCGTCCTGGAGCACCCGCAGCAGCCGCGCCTGCACCGCCGGCGCCAGCTCCCCCACCTCGTCCAAGAAGAGGGTCCCGCCGTCGGCCAGCTCGAACTTGCCGCGCCGGTTCTCGGTGGCGCCGGTGAAGGCCCCCCTGCGATGGCCAAAGAGCTCGCTCTCCACCAGCCCCTCGGGCAGGGCGGCGGCGTTGACGGTGATCAGGGGGCCATCGGCGCGCGCCGACTGGCGGTGCAGCGCCCGGGCCACCAGCTCCTTGCCGGTGCCGGTCTCCCCCTGGACGAGGACGGTGAGGTCGGAATCGGCCACCGCCCGGATGTGCTCATCCAGCTGCGCCATGGGGGCGCTCTCCCCCACCAGGCGGGGCTCGCCGGCGGGCGCGTGGGTCTCGGCCAGGGCGGCGTCGCGCTGGCGCTGGAGCCGCTGGACGGCGGAGCCGGCGGTGACCACCGCCTCCCCCAGGGCCACCAGCAGGCGCAACTGCTCCAGGCGGGTGGCGTCGAAGGAGCCGGCGGCCAGGGCGTCCACGGTGACCAGCCCCCAGGGCTCGCCGTGGCGGGTGAGGGTGGCCCCCAGGCAGTCGTGGACCAGCAGGTGCTCGTCGTGGAGGAGCAGGCCGTCCCAGGGATCGGGCAGCTCGGAGTCGGCGGGGAAGCGGGTAATCCCCTCGCCCTCCCAGATCGCGGCCAGCCGCGGATGGTCATCCAGCCGGAAGTGGCGACCCAGGGCGTCGCGCTGGAGGCCGTGCAGGGCCACCGGCACCAGGCGGCCGCCGCCCTCGTGGCGCAGCAGGGCCACGGCGTCGGCGGGGACGACGCTCACCAGCAGCTCCAGGTAGCGCTGGTAGAGGCGCGCGGCCGGGGCGCCGCCGGCCAGCTCCTCCAGGACCCCGATGAGGGGGCCCACGGGGAGGGCGGCCCGGCTTGTGGATTCAACAAGGTCTTGTGATAGGGACATGGTAAGGCTCTGTCGATCGGACAATAGCCTATCGTAATACCCTGATATTCGGTACCCCTCCACCTGGCACGCCCCTCGCAACGGGACCCGGCGAATCCACAACGACGGAGGGACCGACCTTGGCCCTGACCCCCGAACAGATCGAGACCGTCCAGGCCACCGTCCCGCTGCTGCGCGAGCACGGTGAGGCGCTGACCACCCGCTTCTACCAGCGCATGTTCGAGTACTACCCGGAGGTGCGCACCTTCTTCAACCAGGCCCACCAGGCCGACGGCCGCCAGCCGCGCGCCCTGGCCAGTGCGGTGCTGGCCTGGGCGGAAAACCTCCACCAGCCGGAGGTCCTGCAGGAGGCCGTGGAGGGCATCGTCCACAAGCACGTCTCCCTGAATATCCAGCCGGAGCACTACCCTATCGTCGGCAACAGCCTGCTGGCTGCCATGCAGGAGGTCGGCGGCGACGCCGTCACACCCGAGGTGGTGGAGGCGTGGGGCGCCGCCTACTGGGAGCTGGCCAACCTCCTCATCGCCGAGGAGGAGAAGGTCTACGCCGACCACGCCGAACAGCCCGGCGGCTGGCGCGGAAAGCGCGCCTTCCGGGTCAAGGAGAAGCGCCCGGAGTCGGCGGTGATCACCTCCTTCGTCCTGGAGCCGGAGGACGGCGAGCCGGTGATGGACTTCACCCCGGGCCAGTACATCGGCCTGCAGCTGGAAATCGACGGCGAGACCACCCAGCGCAACTACTCCCTCTCCGATGCGCCCAACGGTCGCACCTACCGGATCTCGGTGAAGCGCGAGGAGGGCGGCCACGCCTCCCGCTTCCTCCACGACCGGGTGGCCGAGGGCGATACCCTCCACCTCTTCCCGCCGGCGGGGGACTTCGCCCTGCAGGACAACGACCGGCCCATCAATCTCATCACCGGCGGCGTCGGCATCACCCCGGCCATGGCCATGGCGGAGTTCGCCGCCGGCCAGCGGCCCATCCGCTTCGTCCACGCCGCCCTCAGCCGCGACCACCACGCCTTCCGCGAGCGGGTGGAGGCGCTGGCAGCCGCCAACGACCTGGAGCCCTTCTTCATCTACGAGGAGGGGCGGCCCGGGGACGGCGCCCACGCCACCGGCCGGCTGGATCGCGACCGGCTGGCGGAGCAGATCGACCTCGACGGCGACGTCTACTTCCTCGGCCCCCCGCCCTTCATGCGGGCGGTGAAGGGGGCCCTGGACGACCTCGGCATCCCCGCCGAGCGCCAGCACTACGAGTTCTTCGGCCCCGCCGAGGCGCTGGCGTAGGCATCGCCCACCGCGGATGACCCGGGCGCCGGATCATCCGCCCCGGGTCTCCACCCCGTCATCCAACCCGCGACGTCGGTACCCACAGTCCGAGAATGGGTCCCTCCCCGGACCGGCATGCTAAGATGACGGGTTCCCGAGCAAGATCCGGAACTCCCATGGCCGACGGCGACAACCCCCTCCTGCGCGACTTCGATCTGCCCCCCTTCTCCGCCATCCGGCCCGAGCACGTGGAGCCGGCGGTGGATACGGTCCTGGCGGAGAACCGCCAGTGGCGTACCGACCGCCTGGCCGCCGGCGGGCCGTGGACCTGGGACAACCTCCTGGCCCCCTTCGAGGCGGCGGAGGATCGACTGGGCCGGATCTGGGCGCCGGTCTCGCACATGAACAGCGTGGTCAACGGCGAGGCGCTGCGGGAGGCCTACAACGCCTGCCTGCCCAAGCTCTCCGAGCACGCCACCGAGCTGGCCCAGGACGAGGGGCTCTTCG
This genomic interval carries:
- the norR gene encoding nitric oxide reductase transcriptional regulator NorR, with product MSLSQDLVESTSRAALPVGPLIGVLEELAGGAPAARLYQRYLELLVSVVPADAVALLRHEGGGRLVPVALHGLQRDALGRHFRLDDHPRLAAIWEGEGITRFPADSELPDPWDGLLLHDEHLLVHDCLGATLTRHGEPWGLVTVDALAAGSFDATRLEQLRLLVALGEAVVTAGSAVQRLQRQRDAALAETHAPAGEPRLVGESAPMAQLDEHIRAVADSDLTVLVQGETGTGKELVARALHRQSARADGPLITVNAAALPEGLVESELFGHRRGAFTGATENRRGKFELADGGTLFLDEVGELAPAVQARLLRVLQDGDLQPLGEERPRRVDVRVIAATNRDLAAEVAAGRFRADLYHRLSVYPVVVPPLHERGDDVLLLAGHFAEQVRARLGLRALRLDPACTPLLQAYHWPGNVRELEHVIHRAAVLARHRTDGPVATIEPPHLHLAEDLPAGEGGEAEPEAPLPTLRGGVEATQRRLITEAHRRAGSWAGAARLLGVDPGNLTRLRRRLGMG
- the hmpA gene encoding NO-inducible flavohemoprotein; amino-acid sequence: MALTPEQIETVQATVPLLREHGEALTTRFYQRMFEYYPEVRTFFNQAHQADGRQPRALASAVLAWAENLHQPEVLQEAVEGIVHKHVSLNIQPEHYPIVGNSLLAAMQEVGGDAVTPEVVEAWGAAYWELANLLIAEEEKVYADHAEQPGGWRGKRAFRVKEKRPESAVITSFVLEPEDGEPVMDFTPGQYIGLQLEIDGETTQRNYSLSDAPNGRTYRISVKREEGGHASRFLHDRVAEGDTLHLFPPAGDFALQDNDRPINLITGGVGITPAMAMAEFAAGQRPIRFVHAALSRDHHAFRERVEALAAANDLEPFFIYEEGRPGDGAHATGRLDRDRLAEQIDLDGDVYFLGPPPFMRAVKGALDDLGIPAERQHYEFFGPAEALA